The region ATATGTTTAACTGCTGTCTGttaactaaatgttaatgtacatGTTCTCTTCTTTGTTTCCAGGTATCCTCTATTTGAATTAGGATTGTAGGTTTCATCTCATTCTGGATATCACTTACAGTCTGTGGAGTTGATGAAAACTGCTAACATGTCATATGAAAAGTATTGGAGAAGAAAACCTTTGAACACTTTAACGTTTCTGGTAAGAACATTTGTGTCAGAAACAACAATCTTCTTTTCTCTTACCATCAGtttgtacattacattactcATCTATGTCATTcagacatagaaaaatgaatttTAGTGGGAAAAAGATTAAAGGTTAGAGGTTAAAAGAAAATTGTGCAATTcaaagtgttttgttgtgtacTGGAGAAGTAATGTCAATGTCTTGAATTACACAAAGTCTCTGTTAATGTTCATTGTGTCTCTGTTTACAGATAATCATGATGAATGTCTTCAGTGTTCTTAGCTTCACATGTCATCCTGCTGAGTACTTAATTGGGAAAGAATGTTGTCCTAAGTGTCCTCCTGGTAAGATAAAACTAAATTAAGTTTTTACTTCTTCAATTCTTTTTGTTACACTGTTTAGAGATTCAAGTACTTGGAATTATAAATTGGTGAATTACAAAGTACAAGAACCAGTAAGATAGAAAAACCTGACTTGATGGTTTTAATTtgatctgagagagagagaatgttatTTCACATATAGTGctcaaagcattttaaaaattgaatttgATTAGCAATCCAATTAATAGACACAATATATCActcaaaataagaaaaatgatttgttttgtttttttacaggaaGTCTAGTGGAAACAGATTGTACAGAGTACAGAACTACATCCTGTCTGTCCTGTATTGATGGAAGCTTCATGCATGTACCAACAGCACGTAGAGAGTGCTTCTTCTGTATAAACTGTGATTCAGGTAAACTTGTGTTTTCTATCATTAGTAACAGatacacatatagagacagTTCCATAGTCTGATATTAAATATGATCCTTGACTTGAGATCAGAGTtatgtttctctctgcagttaAAGCTCCACAAACTACCATAGTTTCAACTGATTAAAATGGTATATGTACATTAATGTAAGCAGCAAGGACCCGTCAGGTGAAAATACtaggagttttttttctcactgtaaaTACCCACAACATGTCCTGCCCTATCAGGATTTTACATCAGTGAATGACTGGGTAACATTATGTAGTAAagggtaataataatgttacTATAGAGCCACCTTCTGGAGTGATGTTAAACTAACCAGGGGACTAACCTGTCTCTATGTGTCAGCTCTGTGATAGACTGCTAACATGTGTAGGATGTACTCATCTATCACCCAGTGTCAGCTGCAACCCTTTAAATGAATAAGCTGTATACAGTGCCttgcaaaagtattcataccCCTTGAACTTTTCCACATTCTGTCACGttacaaccacaaacttaaatgtattttattgggattttatgtgatagaccaacacaaagtagcgcataattgtgaagtggaaggaCAATGATACGTGGTGGTCAAGATTttctacaaataaaaatctgaaaagtgtgGCGTGCATATGTATTCAGCCCCCTTTACTCTGATACCCCTAAATAAAATCCAGTACAACCAACTGCCTCCAGAAGTCACCTAATTAGTAAATAGAGTCCACCTGTGTGTACTATAATCTCAGTATAGATACAGCTGTTCTTTGAAGGCTTCAGAGGTGTGTTAGAGAACATTAGTGAACAAACAGCATCATGAAGACTAAGGAACACACCAGACAGGTCAGAGATAAAATTGTGGAGAAGTTTAAAGCTGGGTTAGGTTATAAAACATATCCCAAGCTTTGAACATCTCACAGAGCACTGTTCAATCCATCATCCGAAAATGGAAAGCGTATGGCACAACCGCAAACCTACCAAGACATGGCCGCCCACCTAAACTGACAGGCTGGACAAGGAGAGCATTAGTCAGAGAAGCAGCCAAGAGGCCCATGGTAactctggaggagctgcagagatcCACAGCTCAGGTGGGAGAATCTGTCCACAGAACAACTATTAGTCGTGTACTCCACAAATCTGGCTTTAATGGAAGAGTGGCAAGAAGAAAGTCATTGTTGAAAGAAAGCAATAAGAAGTCCTGTTTGCAGTTTCCCACAAGCCATGTAGGGGACACGGCAAACATGTGGAAGAAGGTGTCTGgtcagatgagaccaaaattgaactttttggcCTACATGCAAAACGCTATGTGTGGCGGAAACCTAACACTGCACAtcaacctgaacacaccatccCAACCATGAAACATGGTGGCGGCAGCATCATGTTGTGGGGATGCTTTTCTTCAGCAGGGACAGGGAAGCTGGTCAGAGTTGATGGGAAGATGGATGGAGCTAAATACAAGCCAATCCTGGAGGAAAGCCTGTTAGAGGCTGCAAAAGACTTGAGTCTGGGACGGAAGTTCACCTTCCAGCAGGACAACGACCCTAAACATACCGCCAGAGCTACAATAGAATGGTTCAGATCAAAGCATATTCATGTGTTAGAATGGCCCAATCAAAGTCCAGACCTAAATCCTATTGAGAATCTGTGGCAAGACTTGGAAATTGCTGTTCACAGACACTCTCCATCCAATCTCACTGAACTTGAGCTATTTTCCAAAGAAGAATAGACAAAAATTGCAGACTGTAGATGTGCAAAGCTGGTAGAGACATACCCCAAAAGAGTCGCAGCTGTAACTGCAGTGAAAGGTGGTTCGACAAAGTATTGACTCAGGGGGGCTGAATACATATGCACGtcacacttttcagatttttatttgtagaaAATCTTGACCACCACGTATCATTGtccttccacttcacaattatgcgctactttgtgttggtctatcacataaaatcccaataaaatacatttaagtttgtggttgtaacgtgacaaaatgtggaaaagttcaaggggtatgaatacttttgcaaGGCATTGTagctgatggatggatgaataaaCAGAATTGTCCAACATCAGAAGATATGATGTCATGGTTCTGATATTCAGTATATATTGAGCAgagaaataacaaaatgtaaacaatgtatGTGAGTGATGCAGAACTTTATAGTCTGGTAGTGTAACTTTGTACTAAATATGATGATGGAACATCAATTAGAATTATTTAAggcagtttttatttatatagcgcatttcatacacagtggcaactcaatgtgctttacataaaaacaatgactGATTTCCAAACACAGTGTCTCATGaatttattaatgaataaaatcagGTCACATTTCCTTTGGAtgacatcatttcatcattttgtttttctctactAGATGTATTAGTTACTTCATGTGTAATCTTGATGTGTTCACAGGTTCTGGTTTGAGGATAAAGACATCATGCACAACATTATCAAATACAGTTTGTGAACCTCTGGATGGATTCTATTGTACAGACTCtgataaagacaacaaacacaactgtatagcagcacagaaacacaaaagcTGTGAACCAGGACAATATATCAGCCACAAAGGTTGGTTTTCCTAAGTTTGAAATGATAACACCAAACATTCTTTAAAGAGCAACTTAACACAAGAGTAGAAATGTGTGCACTTTAATAGTTTTATGATTATATGGAGGAATGATGAGTTATTATTGTGTACAACTGAAACATGAAATGATTCATCCAGCAACATAACTCATATTAGAGTAGgtataataataagtaagtaaaaagAGGTGAATTATAATTATAGTTGTTAATAATGATTGTGTGAGGGTCTAGGGTCTTTTAAGGTTAAATGACTGAGatgcaaacacaagaaaacaccaACAAGTTCACTTTtagttacaaacacatttattactaaTACTACATCTACAAGTactaaacattataacattttacTAACAAGACACGAGAGAAAGAAAACTGATACACAAGGTAAGGTGTATCCTGACCTATCACCCCTGAATATGATGACTCCATTAATCAAagtatttacaatttaacaacaatattattcctaattttgtattttaatagtATCTTAAACTTTCTGTGAGTGAAACAAGCAGAATGATTGTAAACCAGATGTTAGTGTTATTAAACATGATGGAATTATGTTAGTGGAACATTTCTCAGCTTAAAGGCAGTGAAATAAAAGCACATGATAACACACAGTGATATACACATATatcaatatacaatattaagagagagtgtgtgtgtgtgtgtgtgtgtgtgtgtgtgtgtgtgtgtgtgtgtgtgtgtgtgtgtgtgtgtgtgtgtgtgtgtgtgtgtgtgtgtgtaacatgttTGGTGTGGATTGATCTGGTGtttcagtgtgtatgtatgtcacTGGGACATGGCATGTTGACATGTTGACATGTTGACATGTTGTGCAGTAAGTTCTTGATGTTGATGACTTACAAGTTGTCTAAGGCTCTTATGCTGCTTTGTCCAGTGATCAGTTCTTGTTACTGTTCTTTAATGATGCTCGTCAAATAATTGAAATCTAAACAGTCAACAGTttgttgaaagtgtttttttagatTCACTTCATATCTGTTGTATTTGTGCAGGAACGGCCTTCACAGACACTGAGTGCACTCACTGCagtaatgacacattttcagatgGGACATCTACATCTTGTCAGTCACATACAAAGTAAGTGAAACAACAGATAGTCAAAGTTATTACAACTGCAGTAAACGTAATATATCTCTAACTGTTCCTGTGATGTGTTTCCCTCCATTATTCCAGATGTGATTCACCAAATCTTCAGCTGATAAAAGCAGGAACTGCTTCAACTGATGCACAATGTGGAGAACATAGTTCAAACACAGCAGTAATTCTGGTCCCTGTCATTGGGGCAGTTGTTGTGACACTTCGAGTAATAGCACTTGGGATATTTCGATTTtggtatgaaaaaaaaaaaagttctcaaaACTCAGGTAAGATttgtatgaattaaataatCATCATAGTTCTGTAAGATGATCATAGTTTTTGTCACATCATAATGTTATTAAGATGATTTCTCATtgatattgttttaatatagaagaaagaagaaatgatgaAGATGCTGCAGAAAGGGTATGTTCAGAATCACAAACAGGTTTTTTGTCATGTATGTTTGTCCATAAAATGAATTTGCAGACAATCAaaacattgtattattttttttaacaatgaataCAGTTTATCATGCTGTATGTACTCTAACTGAGGTCActcatatttcatttaaaaggaaCCTCTGAGAAAACAGGGCTATCAGCAGTGTGAACAGTTCCAGGTAAGACAGTGATGTATTCTTTGAAATGTTCCTGACTTACACTCTGTGATGTCTTTACAAGTCTGCATGATGCTTCTGCTTtagataaatgtatttctatccCCAGGTTGAAATCAGTCAGCCATGATGTTCACCTGACAGCACTGTCCAGGATACTGGAGCCTGTCCTCAGACACACTGGATGCTAACCTGTCACCAGTCAATCACATACAGAGCAgctcaatcaatctttatttatacagtgctaaatcacaacaaaagtcatctcaaggcactttacatatAGAGCAAGTCTAAACCAGACCCAACCGTcctccatgagcagcacttggtaaCAATGgcgaggaaaaactccccttaaatgggaagaaacctcaggcagaaccaggctcatgAGTCATGAGGTCACACCAGTCTATCACAGAGAAACTGCATGTGTTTAGTCTGCAGGAGGAATggtaaatgtgtatgtttgtatgtatatagtgcttttctagtgtTTTCGAAAGCGCTTAACACTACATACCTCATTCACctattcacacactgatggcaggacaCCACACAGGGTGGTCATTAGGAGGTTGACAGCAACAGGAGCAgattggggttaagtatcttgcccaaggacacatggacatgtggactggaggagccgggaatagAACCGCCactcttccaattggtggaagactgctctacctcctgcaCGCAGACATGAGGAGGATGTACAAACTGTGGGATTGTTGTATATGTTGTTGGGCCTCGCAGGCAAAAGCAGACCTGACTGCAAACACTAAGTCAAAGTACTCCAAACGGACTTCAACTCCCATCATGCTCTGCTCAACTTCGTGCGCCTAAGCTGTTCACAGAGCTGCGAGGAAGAGATCAGTACATACATTAACTGTAACCAAGTCACACAATTTTCTTTGTGTTCCACTGAGCACATTACAGGATCTAAAGACAACATCTACTGTACATCATTAGATCATCTTCATTTATTGTTGTTCAGTATTCTGACTGTGTGGGGAAGAAAGC is a window of Scomber scombrus chromosome 10, fScoSco1.1, whole genome shotgun sequence DNA encoding:
- the LOC133987258 gene encoding tumor necrosis factor receptor superfamily member 5-like: MKTANMSYEKYWRRKPLNTLTFLIIMMNVFSVLSFTCHPAEYLIGKECCPKCPPGSLVETDCTEYRTTSCLSCIDGSFMHVPTARRECFFCINCDSGSGLRIKTSCTTLSNTVCEPLDGFYCTDSDKDNKHNCIAAQKHKSCEPGQYISHKGTAFTDTECTHCSNDTFSDGTSTSCQSHTKCDSPNLQLIKAGTASTDAQCGEHSSNTAVILVPVIGAVVVTLRAKADLTANTKSKYSKRTSTPIMLCSTSCA